A segment of the Mytilus trossulus isolate FHL-02 chromosome 12, PNRI_Mtr1.1.1.hap1, whole genome shotgun sequence genome:
GCAATATCAAGTAGAAGTCAGAAACATAACGAAGAAAATTGGTGATCTTAACGAGAAACTAGATGCAACTTCGAATCTTTCGGAACCTAGGGAAAACTCATTCTTGAAATATGAGTATCGACATAACTCGGCACTGAAAGACATGACAAAGTTATTAAATGAATTCGGGAGGATCAAAACCAGTACAACATTCCCCGCTCTTTGCTCAGGGAAAATTGGAGAGGCTGTGACACATTTGAAATCATCTGTTACCCTTTTGACAGTTGATTACCATGGAAATCCCCGTACAAGTGGGGCAGATCCAGTAGGTGCAGAGGTCAGGTCAGACAAGGGAGAAATCATTGAATCAAAAATTCGTGACAAAGATAATGGAACATACGAAATACAATATGTACCCACCAAGCCTGGGAAAGTGAAAATGTTCATCAGTATATTTAACCGACCTGTTAAGGGAAGTCCTTTTGTAATTGATGTCTCTGAGCACAATAATCCAGTTATGAAATTTGGCTCCTTAGGGAATGGAGAGGAGCATTTACGACAGCCAGTTAGGGTCGTTACAAATAATGACAATAACATTGTGTATGCTTTAGATACTGGCAATTGTAGGATCAAATGTCTTGACAATACTGGTCAATTTAAAAGTCATATAGGACCATTAGGATTAGAAAGTTCGGGAGGTACGGGTCTCGCTCTGACGCCAGAGAAAAACTTGGCTGTAATAAATTGGAGAACTAAATATGTAACTGTGATGAATCCTGATGGAGATCTTCTCTCCAAATTTACACATCAGGACTTTTTGGAACCGATAGATATAGCCGTAAATAGTCGAGGGGAGATCATCGTGGCTGATAATGGTGCAAACCGTGTATTTATGTTTGATGCCAATGGCAAACTTTTGACAACATTTGGTGGGAAAGGAAGTAAAGAAGGacaatttaaacttatttgtGCCATAGTCATAGGAAAATGTGATGAAATCCTTGTTGCAGATCACCGAGTTCAAATATTTAGCCGTGATGGGAAATTTTCCCGTGTGATACCTGACCAGGGTAAAGGTCAGTTTTGTGGATTAAATGTGGATTCTGGTGGATTGATTCTTGCTACAAAAACAGAGAAAACCCAGAGCTACGTTCAAGTGTTGAATTCCAGTGGCAGACTTATGTTTAACATAGATAGCCACCATGACAAACTGAAGCGACCAAGTGGCCTGGCAACCACAACTGACCACCATGTTTATGTGGCTGACCTTGGCAATCACTGTATCAAAAAGTATCGTTATAAATAAGGTAAATACATTTCTTATAAAGATGAAAACATGCTGAATAATCAATCAAAGTATTTTTAATGTGAACTGGCCATTTTATGATCTACTAGAACTAAAATGAATTGTATCTTTAGAATATTTCAGTGAATTCAATATCTTATATTGGTAGCCTGATTAAAGGGTTATACATAAgtgttatttgatttgatttattttcttttcaaactaTGCACCATGTTCAATAAAAGGATTAgatatatagtcattttatctGCATCCTTACAAACTTGTTGTATAGTTTTTACAGAGTCTAGAATTTATTGATTGCAGATTGGCGTGACTTTATCATCCTTGTAGTTTGTATTAAAAGGACATATAAGTTATGTAAATCAATATCAATAGAAAGGATAAGAAAACTGCTTTGATTTCTAAAACTAATGTACTGTGGATTCTGTTATTTTCTTGGAGTGAGGAACAATTgtattttcatgtatatttgattttgtggttttgcggAAAGTCTGCATACAATCCTATAGCAAATGTGCACTTTGGtggaaaattttaatttgtggaCCCCATTACCCATGAATTCAACAAATATTGGTACTTCactaatattaatgaatccacagtattattGAGGATAGCTAGTCATCAGGGATAAAATTTCCTCAAAGTTGTCAAATGCAGATTTAAGATTTTTGAAAGGAGGAGCACCAGACAcagaataaataatatatcaagGAAGATTTGTTATTGAgtttatgataaaaatgataaacatttatcatgcaaagatagataactctatttcatttctaaatttttttccagtctaagttttatattattgtatttttcagaATTCTACAATTTACCAGACAGAAGACACAAAGAGAAGAGTAACAGAcatgacagacagacagacagtgGCCAAACCAGAaccaatttaaatcaaaatgacCCCAGTTCGCTGATGACCAATGTgcaatgttcatttttcattgtaaagccatacatttttttcacttACCTACTTTAGCCAGTTGTAAAGccatgcatttttttcacttaCTTTGGCCATAAGatcataaataattaatttcacctagttttgttaaattttgtattatgtatgatttaaccatttatttattgatctttgaaaaatatagtTTGATTACTTGAGTACGTGTGAGTCAAAACTCAATT
Coding sequences within it:
- the LOC134692796 gene encoding tripartite motif-containing protein 2-like isoform X1, translating into MMATFSPEEAMMSSTLVETVSINYEDFNDSFLTCGTCLCVYDNIEHSPKLLPCSHTVCRSCLDRIVESQIHDTGYFRCPICREHIGIPRSGVATFPPSFLVNQLLDLMSRQRRDVIPKCSTHNNQELLFCETCDSVFCTLCAGGEHNGRGASEHTVIPFSIAIKRMSEILLYKAHLCIKNLNHAYDTVSSEMQNLESSVEKTVEGINRSFQDLIALVDKRRHECLQWVRKIREEKRKNLREQLDIIQAEKEKVQSECDGLQYQVEVRNITKKIGDLNEKLDATSNLSEPRENSFLKYEYRHNSALKDMTKLLNEFGRIKTSTTFPALCSGKIGEAVTHLKSSVTLLTVDYHGNPRTSGADPVGAEVRSDKGEIIESKIRDKDNGTYEIQYVPTKPGKVKMFISIFNRPVKGSPFVIDVSEHNNPVMKFGSLGNGEEHLRQPVRVVTNNDNNIVYALDTGNCRIKCLDNTGQFKSHIGPLGLESSGGTGLALTPEKNLAVINWRTKYVTVMNPDGDLLSKFTHQDFLEPIDIAVNSRGEIIVADNGANRVFMFDANGKLLTTFGGKGSKEGQFKLICAIVIGKCDEILVADHRVQIFSRDGKFSRVIPDQGKGQFCGLNVDSGGLILATKTEKTQSYVQVLNSSGRLMFNIDSHHDKLKRPSGLATTTDHHVYVADLGNHCIKKYRYK
- the LOC134692796 gene encoding tripartite motif-containing protein 2-like isoform X3; amino-acid sequence: MMSSTLVETVSINYEDFNDSFLTCGTCLCVYDNIEHSPKLLPCSHTVCRSCLDRIVESQIHDTGYFRCPICREHIGIPRSGVATFPPSFLVNQLLDLMSRQRRDVIPKCSTHNNQELLFCETCDSVFCTLCAGGEHNGRGASEHTVIPFSIAIKRMSEILLYKAHLCIKNLNHAYDTVSSEMQNLESSVEKTVEGINRSFQDLIALVDKRRHECLQWVRKIREEKRKNLREQLDIIQAEKEKVQSECDGLQYQVEVRNITKKIGDLNEKLDATSNLSEPRENSFLKYEYRHNSALKDMTKLLNEFGRIKTSTTFPALCSGKIGEAVTHLKSSVTLLTVDYHGNPRTSGADPVGAEVRSDKGEIIESKIRDKDNGTYEIQYVPTKPGKVKMFISIFNRPVKGSPFVIDVSEHNNPVMKFGSLGNGEEHLRQPVRVVTNNDNNIVYALDTGNCRIKCLDNTGQFKSHIGPLGLESSGGTGLALTPEKNLAVINWRTKYVTVMNPDGDLLSKFTHQDFLEPIDIAVNSRGEIIVADNGANRVFMFDANGKLLTTFGGKGSKEGQFKLICAIVIGKCDEILVADHRVQIFSRDGKFSRVIPDQGKGQFCGLNVDSGGLILATKTEKTQSYVQVLNSSGRLMFNIDSHHDKLKRPSGLATTTDHHVYVADLGNHCIKKYRYK
- the LOC134692796 gene encoding tripartite motif-containing protein 2-like isoform X2 yields the protein MAMMSSTLVETVSINYEDFNDSFLTCGTCLCVYDNIEHSPKLLPCSHTVCRSCLDRIVESQIHDTGYFRCPICREHIGIPRSGVATFPPSFLVNQLLDLMSRQRRDVIPKCSTHNNQELLFCETCDSVFCTLCAGGEHNGRGASEHTVIPFSIAIKRMSEILLYKAHLCIKNLNHAYDTVSSEMQNLESSVEKTVEGINRSFQDLIALVDKRRHECLQWVRKIREEKRKNLREQLDIIQAEKEKVQSECDGLQYQVEVRNITKKIGDLNEKLDATSNLSEPRENSFLKYEYRHNSALKDMTKLLNEFGRIKTSTTFPALCSGKIGEAVTHLKSSVTLLTVDYHGNPRTSGADPVGAEVRSDKGEIIESKIRDKDNGTYEIQYVPTKPGKVKMFISIFNRPVKGSPFVIDVSEHNNPVMKFGSLGNGEEHLRQPVRVVTNNDNNIVYALDTGNCRIKCLDNTGQFKSHIGPLGLESSGGTGLALTPEKNLAVINWRTKYVTVMNPDGDLLSKFTHQDFLEPIDIAVNSRGEIIVADNGANRVFMFDANGKLLTTFGGKGSKEGQFKLICAIVIGKCDEILVADHRVQIFSRDGKFSRVIPDQGKGQFCGLNVDSGGLILATKTEKTQSYVQVLNSSGRLMFNIDSHHDKLKRPSGLATTTDHHVYVADLGNHCIKKYRYK